A stretch of Telopea speciosissima isolate NSW1024214 ecotype Mountain lineage chromosome 11, Tspe_v1, whole genome shotgun sequence DNA encodes these proteins:
- the LOC122646157 gene encoding cellulose synthase-like protein G2 yields MGSTSISPLSPPPPPPLHTLYPLRHTYLNRAFALLYTCAIVALFYHHSLKLLQYSTSFITFCFSLTFLLSDAILAFMWFTTQSFRMCPVRRREFPENLLCFLKESEFPALDIFICTADPYKEPPINVVNTALSVMAYDYPVKKLSVYVSDDGGSELTLFAFMEAAKFATHWLPFCREHKIEERCPDAYFRSSHRCTETQKMKMIYETMKAKVESAMDRGRVPEEYIASVTDRDSFDKWTAGFTRHDHPTVIQVLVENGREKDTRGHEMPNLMYLSRQKSKASPHHFKAGALNVLLRVSAAMTNAPVILTLDCDMYSNDPKTPHRVLCYLSDPGLGSKLAYVQFPQLFHGINKHDIYAGEMKRLFQINPQGMDGLAGPNYVGTGCFFHRRSFFGPPSSLLSPEIQELHPDHVLNKPVRSETILTLAHHVASCNYENQTNWGMKIGFRYGSLVEDYYTGYRLHCEGWKSVFCYPERAAFLGDAPISLSDVLGQIKRWSVGLLEVGFSKYSPVTFGIPSMGLLMGLSFAHYSFWPIWSIPVTFYAFVPQLALINRVSMFPEVSDAWFYLYMFLFLGAYAQDLLDFLVAGGTIQKWWNNQRMWMVRAISPYLLGSIDYFLKSIGISTFGFNVTSKVIHEEQSKRYEQGIFEFGVASPLFVPLTTAAIINLISFLKGIAGVFRDGNLGEVFVQLFISSFVVVNCWPMYEAMVLRKDGGKMPAKTIVTSALLAWILYTIASLILKA; encoded by the exons ATGGGGAGCACAAGCATCTCTCCCTtatcccctcctcctcctcctcctcttcacaCTCTTTATCCCTTGCGTCACACTTATTTAAACCGTGCATTTGCATTACTCTACACGTGTGCCATAGTAGCACTCTTCTATCACCACTCACTCAAACTCCTCCAGTACTCCACCTCCTTCATCACCTTCTGCTTCTCCCTCACCTTTCTTCTCTCTGATGCCATCCTCGCCTTCATGTGGTTCACCACTCAATCCTTCCGGATGTGTCCAGTCCGCCGCCGGGAGTTTCCAGAGAACCTCCTTTGTTTTCTAAAGGAGAGTGAGTTTCCGGCGTTGGACATATTTATATGTACAGCTGACCCATATAAAGAACCACCCATAAACGTAGTCAACACTGCTCTATCGGTGATGGCTTATGATTATCCGGTGAAGAAGTTGTCAGTTTACGTTTCAGATGATGGGGGTTCTGAGCTTACGTTGTTTGCTTTCATGGAAGCTGCCAAGTTCGCGACACACTGGTTGCCTTTCTGTAGGGAGCACAAGATAGAGGAGAGGTGCCCTGATGCTTATTTCAGGTCTAGCCACAGGTGCACTGAGACTCAGAAGATGAAG ATGATATATGAAACCATGAAAGCTAAGGTTGAGAGTGCAATGGATAGAGGGCGAGTTCCGGAAGAGTACATTGCCAGTGTAACCGACCGTGACTCCTTCGACAAGTGGACGGCTGGATTTACTCGTCATGATCATCCCACAGTCATTCAG GTTTTGGTGGAGAAcggaagagaaaaggacacgAGGGGCCATGAAATGCCAAACCTTATGTATCTTTCCAGACAGAAGAGCAAAGCCTCTCCCCACCATTTTAAAGCGGGTGCCCTAAACGTCCTT CTTCGTGTGTCAGCTGCCATGACAAATGCACCAGTGATTCTAACCTTAGACTGCGATATGTACTCAAATGATCCGAAAACTCCTCATCGGGTGCTATGCTATCTCTCAGATCCTGGACTCGGTTCAAAACTAGCTTATGTTCAATTCCCCCAGCTCTTCCATGGGATCAACAAGCATGACATCTATGCTGGTGAAATGAAGCGTTTGTTCCAAATTAATCCGCAAGGAATGGATGGGCTAGCCGGTCCTAATTATGTTGGCACAGGATGTTTTTTCCATCGACGGTCTTTTTTTGGACCGCCATCATCGCTATTGTCCCCTGAGATCCAAGAATTACACCCGGATCATGTCTTGAACAAGCCGGTTCGGTCTGAAACAATTTTAACATTGGCTCACCATGTGGCAAGTTGCAACTACGAGAATCAGACCAATTGGGGCATGAAG ATAGGGTTCAGATACGGATCCTTGGTCGAAGACTACTACACGGGTTATCGGCTGCACTGCGAGGGCTGGAAATCAGTGTTTTGTTATCCTGAGAGAGCAGCTTTCCTTGGTGATGCACCCATCAGCCTTAGTGATGTGCTGGGCCAGATCAAGAGGTGGTCTGTGGGCCTATTAGAGGTGGGCTTCTCCAAGTACAGCCCAGTTACCTTTGGTATTCCATCGATGGGCTTACTAATGGGCCTTTCCTTTGCTCATTATTCATTCTGGCCCATTTGGTCCATACCGGTCACATTCTATGCCTTTGTTCCGCAGCTGGCTCTCATCAATCGTGTCTCCATGTTTCCAGAG GTATCAGACGCTTGGTTCTATCTGTACATGTTCCTTTTCTTGGGAGCCTATGCACAAGATCTACTAGATTTCTTAGTAGCAGGAGGAACAATCCAAAAGTGGTGGAACAATCAAAGAATGTGGATGGTAAGGGCAATCTCACCTTACCTATTGGGATCCATAGATTACTTTCTTAAATCAATTGGCATCTCTACATTTGGATTCAATGTGACTAGCAAGGTGATCCATGAAGAACAAAGTAAGCGATATGAGCAAGGTATTTTCGAGTTCGGAGTTGCGTCACCCTTGTTTGTACCACTAACAACAGCTGCCATAATCAACTTGATCTCATTTCTAAAGGGAATAGCAGGAGTTTTCAGAGATGGAAACTTAGGGGAAGTATTTGTGCAGTTGTTCATATCTAGTTTTGTGGTGGTAAATTGTTGGCCAATGTATGAAGCTATGGTTTTGAGGAAGGATGGAGGAAAGATGCCTGCAAAGACTATAGTGACGTCCGCCTTACTAGCATGGATTCTTTACACAATAGCATCTCTTATATTAAAAGCTTGA